The DNA window GTTTGCAGATGTTGACTAATTGTAATTCGTTAAAAGATCTCGCTATAATACGCTGTGAAAATCTCACTGACGCAGGACTAATCAAACTgactaatttacaaaaaatagaaCACATACAAATATGGAACAATACTGTTTTTACTGAAGAGAATCTGAAGCGAACGTTATCAAGTccgaatttaattaaagtagaaAGTTTAAGTTTATCAAGAATAGGAAATATTTCGCCTGTGATAGTCGATGTGATCTCTGaacattataaaaatcttaagtTTCTCGCCCTGTATCAGTGTCCCAAAATAACAAACACTGATTACGAAAAACAGTTGAAATCGAAATTTCGTAACATAGATGTTGTTTTGTATTGATATGGGGTTGTAGgaattttttgtgtttatatgtTCCGAGTTCtagtatttattatgaattaaaaaaatcataaaaaccaCATAAGTATAATTCACTGTATAAATAATGGCATAATTGTatcaaataattacaattttcaatgcaatatgacaaaaataagataaaacttATTGGATAACATATCTTCTAGTCTTTTTGTTAAGAGAATAACTTTTCTTATTGGAAAGcattattttatcaacaaatacaaaataatatgaaagtgACCTTATGTGCtcatatacaaatataatttactactTTATCAAATGAACATGATTACAACATCGATGTTTCATTCGGTGGCTAATCTATGGAAGTTCTTGTTTCTCCTAACGTGTACTTTAATACATTGATCTAGGGTTATTTGTGATGTTATATAACAATACATTACCATTACCTACAACGAACAAacagttgttttatttcatcCTTTACAAATTTGGTTTCAAAGGTCACATAAAACACATTCAATACTCTGGCTAGagtaaatgtaaacaaacatttatgtttctaaaacatttttaaaataccttAAGACATTTAAGATACATACATCTCGACAAGTTACTCATTTCGCGTCTTACAAAAACACTACATcacaattttatgttatatttcaaACATATCACAGCAACCCAAATGATTTGGTTCATTTCCGACATCCCATTGTATTACTGACTACATTAAGAATTCTTGTTAAACCTCTAATGACACGATCAAATGCGACAGTTACACATTTGTGTATTCCatttacaatattgttataGTGCCGATTAATTTAACGCTAAATATACTAACTTAAAATCTACAAATGTTTGATAAGCTCAAAATTGGTTTGTTCTAAATATTTTACACGATTTTCCTTTGTACACTGTCCGATTTTTGGTTTAAAGCAGGaacaagtaattaaataaattcggTTGGCTAAACGTACGACAGTGTTTAAAATTTGTTTGAGAAAATAATTCGAGtctattataaaatgtgatgTAAGTCCATGAGATAAATACTTTTAGCACAATCGGCTACGAGGTAGTATACTGTATTACAGTGACGTTCAACGAAAGTAAATATGTTAGACTGCTGCCTTTTTACAAACAGTTTACAATCTAATGATTCTTGTTCTATTACTTAACGCGTATACAAAGTTACTTTGAAGATATGTCAAAAGAAAATCTAAACTATTAGTTCTCATGCTCATCACAACAACAGCTGTACACAATTTGGAAATGAAACACAAAATAAGTAAACCACAATAATTGCAGGCACGAAATGTCAAGTACAAAAGTAAAAGATAAAACCTAAATTAAAactgcatttaaaataaaacacaaaacattcTTCACAATAAATCCatcgttttatataaatatatttacagacACGTGAGCGAGGGAAAACAGTTACATAACTTTAGCGACGTAACACTAAACACTAACCGTGATTTCGGAACATTGTATGGGACTACCTAGTTGGAACTTAATACAAATTCGCTATCTACTCTCTGGGATAAAATTAGCAGGGGACGGAGAAGCGGTGGAGATTATCATCGCTTGCGTCCACGCATGATCTGTAGGGCTTTTGCCATGAGAGGGGCTTTCTTGGGTTTGAAGGAGGAGGGTGTGGATGAGGGCATGGGGGCGAGGGCTCGTACAGGGCCGGAGTCTCCCCGCCGTACGTTGGGCGCGGCCGCTAGCGACGCCACCCGCGCCGCCGGACTGCCCGTTGCCAGTCGCGCCGTGCCGTGCTGCGCCTGAACACAAACGTAAGTTTACATTACACATCTtcacttatacatatattatactagcggacccgacagacgttgtcctgtctatacgtctgattaattaaaaaacattgtccagcggacaaaattgtgaatctaaaccattctcagatcctcttgaacacacacaaaaagttttatcaaaatcgATCTAGtcagttcagtgacatacacacttacagaagaatatatttagatttagcTAATATGGTAGTTCAAAATGAATATGGGTAATTTTCTGCTCCCACTCGTCCAACACGTCGACGTATTATATGACGTCATTAAGAAAACACGACGTGACACGAGAGTATACATAAACTGACAGTTGTTTACTTTAGAaaagaaagtaatttatttttaggtttaacTACTTGATTGTACAGTATCTTTGAACAGCAATTTACATTGGTTATGTTACTTGCGTATAGTTAGAATAATTGATTAGAATGTTACCTGTTTCTTGGCGATGTTGCGAGGCGGCTTTGCAATAGAATCGACATACGCCATTTTTGTCTGCTTAATAGGCGCCTTCTTCGCTTCTTGAGCTATTTTGATGTTCGCCGTTAGCGattttaacttaatttcttGTTCTTCTTGGCATCTCTGAAacaatttagttattatttaataaaacagtaaataaaaagtttttcgTCATTAATCTTTGTgtccaattttatttagattcaTTTAGCCATTTTGGTGATCAACTGGCCGCTCAATAAGACACTGGAGGTGGCTTTAGGTCAGCAGTAGATACTTtttggctgatatgatgatgatgaaattgaaCTAGTATAGCTAAGTTGTtaatacgagtttactttatgtTGGACGAAAAGATTTTGGTTGGTTAAttgcaccggccaatcagagcgccgaacgcgcgcTCCTTTtcttttcgttcaacataaagcaaactggtactaaaggtacagaaataaataaagaaacttaCCGAATACATCTCTCTCCAAGCTTCCAGTTCTTGCCGCTGTTTGTTACGGAAATCTTTCTGACAGAACTTCTGCCACAGATGGTCGGTGTCCTCCATGAGGTAAGGATTGTAGTGTTCCAATATGAACAGCTGTTGCGGAGTCGCCTTGTCTACGACAGGCTTCAGGATTTCGTATGGCACGCCACCCGTATATTCAAGTGctgaaataagtaaataaggaaTTGTTAGTCCAGTTAAAtagacatttaaattatttacggCTTTTGTTACTATTTACGAGGTAGTTTGACTGGTTTCGAGTCACGCCAGGGGCTCATATTGATAAGAAGGACTACGTGACAGACGGCACATCGAAGGTTGTTgtagaaaacataataaattaaacacaaatctCGGACTACGTGACAAACGACACGGCGAATGGCGTCgttgaaaacataattaatagaCACAAATTCCTTTAGAATGTAGCCTGTGGCTATAGTATTACTTTATATGATATTGCGTACGATTTGTGTATGATATTACTAAATAGGAAATCGAAACGTAACAAACAAATGTCAAGTTGCATAAAGCTCTGAAGAAGATAGCAACTCTTTACTggtattttacaataaattataaacaacaatGATTGAAACTTACCATCAATATGTTCCTGCAGTACGTTGACACACATTTCGTAGAGGGATGGTATCTTTCCTATGACTTTGTTGCCCGAATATACTTTGGTTCTGAAATAAAGGGAAAACCAcattaattacataacaatttaacaatataattagaATTAGATACCAAAAATATCACTGAGGttataaaatttatgtaaatactttGAGTTCTTACTACGTATCTCTAAACAATTTACCTATAGggaaatataggtacaataaattatatttacctttGGTTTTTAGATGAAATAACATGATTCATGGCGTCCTCATCGCTGAAATGTGGCAGCGGTCGAGGTGGCGGCCGTGGTTTGTAGTTGGGCGATATTTCTGGTAGTGCTGAGATCTCCAACGCCGGTAAAGGCGCTAGTTTCGCTGTAGGAGCCAAGAGACTTGCTGGACTTAACTGTGGGGGAAAAATatcatcatttaaataaatgttgaggttaccggagtccaATCCTTTCCCCATCCCCAACCTCAAAAGTTTAGCAACGCCAGCTTTTCTTTCATCGGGTGAATCGTCTACCATTTGTCGCTCATTGAATCGAGTCTAGGTTTGAATAGTTTTATGGGTTGTTATAGactatttaataaaatcgtTTTTACTTGGGACTAACATAATCATCAAAAGTCGGTACCATCCTGTAAAGGTAATATAACTACTATTgcctttaaaaaataacacatttcgTTGATAAATCAAGACAATGATATTTTTTCAAGCAATTCTTTTATACAGATTAAATACCGTGAAACTAATGAATAGAAAACTAATGGCCTCTAAAAAGGCCGAGTTGATGACAATAGAACAAATTGATAAGGTATCTCAAGGCTCGGAGAACAGCTAAATCATGTCAGTACATCATAATGCGACATCCATCAAAGTGATTCATCTCATTTAGTTTAAGGAAAATCCTTACACAGCAAATTACACagagataaattatttaacttctgTAACATAACAGGAAAAGTTTGTGGAATTTATGTAACATGCATTTTACTGTAATTGTTGGACATTGGGCCCAACCTGTAATTATGCAAAAACCTTAATATTAGGTAAAAAGTTGTACTTACATCATTCGGTGAAGCGCAGTCCTTCAGCGTTCTCTTTTTTGGCTTGGCGGGACTGATCATTCCTAGAGCTTCAGCAAAACTGGCACCTGAAAGAATgtttaagatttattattaaactacaaGTTGTTTAGagttttaaataacatattattacaaaGTCCTAGGTAACATGCAACAAAGGCTAATAAGTATTTAACTTTTCAATAAGTTCCAGttagttcattattttattcacgAAGGAAATAGGTATTATGTAAGCCAATTTATACAGGTATATGTAAATAGTAACTATATAAATGGATTTAcgttgttattaaatataatattatttagaaatatttaccTGAGCCGCAGTCGATCCCATCATCACTGTCCTCCGTGGTTTGTATTTGAACTTTTTTCTTTGGTACTTCATCATTCTTACTGCTGCTTGACTTACTCTTGTGTGAAGAGGAACTGGATCTGTGCTTCGACTTCTTGTCAGCCTTCTCATCATTCTTTTCAGAATGACTCTTACTACTACCATTCGACTTACTCTCACTGGACGAAGAATTTTTCTTCTCACTACTATGACTACTTGATTTCTCCTTAGAAGAACTACTTCTATCTTTTGACTTTTCCTTACTAGAGGAACTATGCTTTTCCTTAGAACTACTACTATTACTAGAACTCTCCTTAACTTTCTGTTTTGACTTTTCAACATCTTTTTCAGATGAACTTTTATGCTTCTCTTTTTCTGAACTATGTGAATGACTCGAGTTCTTGTGTTTGTCTGACTTACTATGTTTATCAGAACTTTTGTTTTTGTCCGACCCACTCTCTGTTTTGTGAGAGCTACTTGACTTGTGTTTGTCGGAGCTACTATGTTTATctacattattatgtttgtccGAACTGTGTTTTTCTGATCTACTGTGTTTGTCCGAACTATTGTGTTTATCAGAACTAGCATGCTTCTCTGTGCTACTATGCTTGTCTGAACTATGTTTGCTCGACGATTTTGACTCCTTGTGAGTTTTATCTCCATCTTGTTTGATCTTCTTTTCAGAGTATGTTTCTCTTTCTTTTGAGTTCTTATGTTTATCGTGGCTGTGGCTCTTATCTTTTGACGATGCCTTCTCAGAAGAATGCTTGTCTTTCGACTGTGAGCTATGGTGCCTAGAATGCTTCTCTTCATGATTTCTATGTGAACTAGAAGACTTATGATCATTATAATCATTGTGGGAAGAGTGTTTGGAAGATGACTTATGACTACTTGGTTCTATCTTAACTTCTTGTTTGACTTTAACTTCTTCCTGGGAAGAATCGGACATCTCTGACTCACTTTCGTCACTCTGTGAGGCATCACTATCATCACGACTGTCACTTTCAGTCTCAGTTTTCCCTTTAGCATGTGACTTTTCTTTATAATCTTCTTCACTAGAACTAGAATGTTTTGGTCGTTTTGTGGTGGGTTCCTCATCCTGAAATATGtg is part of the Spodoptera frugiperda isolate SF20-4 chromosome 30, AGI-APGP_CSIRO_Sfru_2.0, whole genome shotgun sequence genome and encodes:
- the LOC118269628 gene encoding transcription elongation factor B polypeptide 3; amino-acid sequence: MASSVLDLVKHYQHAIEKHPNDESKVLRCIDKLFNLAVTVQHLQETGVGRTVNALRKEPGEVGQAARSLVYKWKLMVAAEESDTETDTNNDSSTQNGHGSEKDSDDNAHSRHRSDKYEQSHSSSKSKHHRETNGNYSGSKRKYHSSEDEEPTTKRPKHSSSSEEDYKEKSHAKGKTETESDSRDDSDASQSDESESEMSDSSQEEVKVKQEVKIEPSSHKSSSKHSSHNDYNDHKSSSSHRNHEEKHSRHHSSQSKDKHSSEKASSKDKSHSHDKHKNSKERETYSEKKIKQDGDKTHKESKSSSKHSSDKHSSTEKHASSDKHNSSDKHSRSEKHSSDKHNNVDKHSSSDKHKSSSSHKTESGSDKNKSSDKHSKSDKHKNSSHSHSSEKEKHKSSSEKDVEKSKQKVKESSSNSSSSKEKHSSSSKEKSKDRSSSSKEKSSSHSSEKKNSSSSESKSNGSSKSHSEKNDEKADKKSKHRSSSSSHKSKSSSSKNDEVPKKKVQIQTTEDSDDGIDCGSGASFAEALGMISPAKPKKRTLKDCASPNDLSPASLLAPTAKLAPLPALEISALPEISPNYKPRPPPRPLPHFSDEDAMNHVISSKNQRTKVYSGNKVIGKIPSLYEMCVNVLQEHIDALEYTGGVPYEILKPVVDKATPQQLFILEHYNPYLMEDTDHLWQKFCQKDFRNKQRQELEAWREMYSRCQEEQEIKLKSLTANIKIAQEAKKAPIKQTKMAYVDSIAKPPRNIAKKQAQHGTARLATGSPAARVASLAAAPNVRRGDSGPVRALAPMPSSTPSSFKPKKAPLMAKALQIMRGRKR